Genomic segment of Desulfurispora thermophila DSM 16022:
CTGGCCTTCCCGGTTACCGTCATGGAAAAGAATGCGGTCAGCCAGCCTGCCGGTTCCCCGTTGCCGGATGGACGCCTGGAGTACGGTCGTTTTGCCTTCCAGGGGGTCTATGTGTACAATATTGATTTGACGCACGGTCTGCAATACAAAGGGCGGATTACCCACCTGTCCGATGAGGATTACCGCCGGGCCGGTGATTACTGGTATGACAGTAACAAGAATGTGCAGAGGGCCATTTACATTAATGACACTCTATATACCATATCTTCCGCCATGCTCAAGGCCAACCGCTTGAGCGATCTGGCAGAACAGGGCAGTTTAACCTTGCCTGCGGGCGGAGGGAAATAAAATACTAACGCCGGCGGCCTTGGCCGCCGGCGCGCGCGTTAGTCAAGCAAAGTTCTGGCTATCACCAGTCTCTGGATCTGATTGGTCCCTTCGTAAATCTGGGTGATTTTAGCGTCCCGCATCATGCGTTCCAATGGATACTCCCGCATGTAGCCATAGCCGCCCAGCACCTGTACGGCATCCACTGTTACCTGCATGGCCACATCCGAGGCGAACAGCTTGGCCATGGAGGAGAAGCGGCTGATTTCCGCCGGGCTGGTACCGTTTTGCACCGCTTCTTCAATTAGGAATGCCGCTTTGTAAACCAGCTGGCGGGCGGCTTCGATGCGGGTGACCATGTCGGCCAGCATAAACTGGATGCCCTGGAAGGATGCGATGGGTTTGCCAAACTGGACACGTTCTCTGGCATAGTTGACGGCGTAATCCAGAGCGCCCTGGGCAATGCCCACGGCCTGGGCGCCAATCACCGGGCGGGTGCGATCCAGCGTCATCATGGCAATTTTGAATCCGTCGCCCTCTTTGCCCAGCAGATTTTCTGCCGGGACGGGACAGTTTTCCAGGATCAGCTCCGTGGTTTGCGAGCCACGGATACCCATTTTCTTTTCCTTCTTCCCGGCGGAAAATCCCGGGTAGTCCTTTTCCACAATAAAGGCGCTCAGACCTTTCAGCCCTTTGCTCGGGTCGGTACTGG
This window contains:
- a CDS encoding acyl-CoA dehydrogenase, with the protein product MSYRLSEDLEMLRRTVAKMAEARVAPRAAEIDEQDAYPWDLKELFAEQGLLGAGVPEAYGGTGVGLPAVCLIVEEIARVSASASLIVAAQELGLMPILVGGSEEQKQKYLPVLASGEQICAFGLTEPNAGSDAGSVKTRAVRQGDVYILNGQKCFITNGGIADVYTIFASTDPSKGLKGLSAFIVEKDYPGFSAGKKEKKMGIRGSQTTELILENCPVPAENLLGKEGDGFKIAMMTLDRTRPVIGAQAVGIAQGALDYAVNYARERVQFGKPIASFQGIQFMLADMVTRIEAARQLVYKAAFLIEEAVQNGTSPAEISRFSSMAKLFASDVAMQVTVDAVQVLGGYGYMREYPLERMMRDAKITQIYEGTNQIQRLVIARTLLD